The following is a genomic window from Streptomyces sp. NBC_01381.
GGGCCGACTCCAGGATGCGCAGCCGCTGCTCACGCGGCATCAGACTGCCGGTGGGATTCTGGAAGTCGGGCACCAAGTACGCGATACGGGGCGCCGCCTGACGGAGCGTCGACTCCACGAGTCCGGTGTCCCAGCCGGTGTCGGTGACCGGCACGGGCGTGGCGCGCAGCCCCGCGCGGCGGATCGCGTCCAGGGCGTTGGGGTACGAGGGGTTCTCGACCAGGACGCGGTCGCCCGGCCTGCCGAGCAGGGCGAGGGTGAGGGACAGCGCGTGCTGCGCGCCGGTGGTGATCAGGATCTGGTCGGGGATCGTCGGAAGCCCGCGCCGCGTGAACCGCTCGGCCACGGCTTCCCTCAACTCCGGGAGACCGTAAGGGTGGTAGCCCGGGGTCGACGCGTGCCGGGGCAGCACGGCACCGGCCGCGGCAAGGGCCTGGCCCAGCTCCGCCTCGGGCGCGCCGGGCGCCGCCACCGCCAGGTCGAGCATGCCGTCCCCCACGGGGAACACGGCCACGCCTGCGGGACGCCGCCCGTCGGGCAGCTCGGTCCAGGTGCCCGCGCCGCGCCGGCTGCGGGCGAAGCCGCCCTCGCGCAGCAGGTCGTACGCCGCGGTGACGGTGGCCCTGCTGACGCCCAGGGCCGTGGCGAGCTCGCGCTCGGCGGGCAGGCGGGTGCGCAGCGGGATGCGGCCGTCCAGGAGGAGGGTGCGGACACCGTGGGCGAGCGCACGGTAGCCGGGGCGTTCCCCGGCCGTGCCGGTCACGAGCGCGGACAGCCGCCCGCTGCCCAGGCGCCGGTCCACATCGTGGATCCCTCGTACGTCTGCCATGCCACCTCCCGCTGATTGGCCCTGCTGGCCAGGCCAATCAGCGTACAGAATCGGGACCGGTACGCCGCATTGGCCTGGTGCGGCGGCTGACGGGGAGGTGTGCGGCATGGGAGCGCGGGTTGTGGTCGGGGTGAGCGGATCGCTGGCGAGCCTCGCGGCCCTGCGAGCGGCGGCGGGGGAGGCGCGGCGCGCGGGGCGGGTGCTTGTGGCGGTGATCGCGTGGGAGCCGCCGGAGGGGGAGGGACTGTATGCCCGTCGCCCGGACCGGGCGTGGGCCCGCCACTGGGAGGCCGAGGCGCGGGCGACCCTGGACCGGGCCTTCGAGGAGGCGTTCGGCGGGGCGCCGCGAGGAGTGACCGTCGAACGCCGGGTGGTGCGGGACCGGCCGGGCCGCGTGCTGTGCGGCCTGGTGGAGCACGGCGACGATCTGCTCGTCCTGGGCACAAGACGCCGCTGGAGCAGAACAGGCCGCCACGTGCACGCGCACGCGGGCTGCCCGGTGATGACGGTCCCGGGCCCGTCGGTACCGAAGCGCGCCCGCCGCACCCTGCGAAAGGCCCGCGCGGCGGACTTCTCGGCGCCGGCACCCTTCCCCGACGTATCCGGAACATCCACGCGCCGCGGAGCCCGGACGTTCCGCCCCCTGGACCCACGCCGCGACGGCCTCGACCACCGATCGGGCTGAGACCGGGGCCACCGCATCCCCGCTACGGGCGGCCCGCCGCCCTGATCAGGCCCCGGCCCGTCGCCACGGCGACCGCCGCCGTGCGGGAGTCGACGTTCAACTTCGCGTAGATGTGCACCAGATGCGATTTCACCGTCGCCTGGCTGAGGAACAGCTGCTTGCTGATCTGGTGGTTGGAGAGGCCGTCGCGGACCAGTCGCAGAACCTCCAGTTCGCGCAGGCTCAGGGCCTCGCCCGGGGCCCGCATGCGGTCCATCAGGCGGTGCGCGATGGCGGGGGCCAGCGCCGACTGGCCCGCCGCGGCCGTGCGGACCGCGGCGGCGAGCTCCTCCGGTGGCGCGTCCTTGAGGAGGTAGCCCGCGGCGCCCGCCTCGACCGCCGCGAGGATGTCCGCGTCCGTGTCGTACGTGGTGAGGACCAGGACGCGGGGCGCGCCCGGCACCGCAGTGATCGCCGCGGTGGCCTGCGAGCCGTGCATGCCGGTGCCGAACTGGAGGTCCATCAGGACGACGTCGTACTCGCCGGTGGCGGACAGGGAGACGGCCTGCTCGGCCGTCGGCGCCTCCGCCACGACGGCGAAGTCCGGTTCCGTGTCGAGGACCGCGCGCAGCCCGGCACGGACCACGGGGTGGTCGTCGGCGAGCAGCAGTCTGATGGGGGCCGAGGACGTCACAGCGCGGCCTCCATCGCAGCGGGTGCGGGCGCCGGCAGAGGGAGTGTGACCGCCACCGCCGTGCCCTGGCCCGGTGACGACTCCACGCTCAGCGTTCCGCCGAGCGACCGTGCCCGGGACCGCATCGCGGGCAGTCCGAATCCGCCGTCGCCGCGCGGCGCGGACGCCGGGTCGAAGCCCCGTCCGTCGTCCACCACGTCCAGGGACACCGACGTGTCCATGAAGCTGAGGGTGATCTCGGCGCGGTCCGCCTCCGCGTGCCGGACGGTGTTCGCGAGGGCGGACTGGGCGGTGCGCAGGAGGGCCACCTCGTAGGGGGTGGGGAGTTCGGTGGGCGTGCCGCTGACCGTGAACTGGACCTTGGTGCCGTGCGACGTCGTCGAGAGCCGCTCCAGGGCCGCGGCCAGCGAGCCGTGCTCCAGGTCCGGCGGGCTCAGCGCGCGCACGAAACGGCGTGCCTCCGCGAGGTTGTCCTGCGCGGCGGTGCGGGCCTGCTCGATGTGCGGGGCGGCGGGGGAGCCGGCAGGCAGCGCGCGTTGCGCGGCGCGCAGCAGGAGCTGGATGGAGGACAGGCCCTGGGCGAGGGTGTCGTGGATCTCGCGGGCAAGGCGCTCACGCTCGGCGAGGGTGCCCGCGGTGCGCTCCGCGGCGGCGAGTTCGGCCCGCGTCGCCATCAGCTCGTCGATCAGCTCGCGGCGGCGCTCGCTCTCCCGGTACAGCGCCTGGTACCCGAGGACGGTGGCGACCGCGACGGCGGCGCCGAGCGGCGGCCCGATGAAGATGCCCGGCGAGACGGGAGAGGCGGGCGAGCTGTGGAGGAGATAGCTGGCGATGGCGGCCGCGGCGGTCAGCGCGACGGCGGGCAGCGCCCAGCGGACCGGCAGGAGATGGAGCAGCAGGAAGTAGAGCGGGAACGCGGCCCACAGCCCGTCCGGGGACAGGGCGAGCAGCACCACCCAGCAGACGCCGAGCGCCGCGAGCCACACCGCGGCCGCACGCCGTGAGCGCGCCACGGCCGGGCTGAGCGTGCCCGCCGCGTACACGGCGCCCATGGCGAGGACGGCCCCCACGACGGCACCGCCGCGCGGCGCCCCGTCGGCGACGGCCCGCACCGCGGGCAGCGCGAGCAGTCCGGCGAGCAGCGCGTGCAGACAGAGCCGCAGGACGAGCGCGACGGGCGTGCGCTGAACGGCGTTCATGGTCACCTCCCGCGGGGTGCGGTGGTCGGGAGGCCGAGGGCCTGCGGTGGGGGGCCTGGGGCTGGACAGAGCCCTGTCCAGCGTAGGCGGACGCCCGTCCTTTCCCGTCAACCGAAAGTTGGAAAGCGGGCTCCCTCCTTCGATTCGGGTGAAGCGTGCTGTGGCGCGATGCCCGGTGCGGCCCCGCGGCCGCAGGGTTGAGGCATGTTCGTCGCATGGAGAGACCTGCGGTTCGCCAAGGGGCGGTTCGCCCTGATGGGAGCCGTCGTCGTGCTCATCACTCTGCTCGTGGGGCTGCTTTCCGGGCTCACCGCCGGGCTCGCCAAGGAGAACACCTCCGCCATCACCGGCCTCCCCGCCGACCGGATCGCCTTCGCCGCGCCACCGGGCGGCCAGTCCGTCTCCTTCACCCAGTCACAGGTGGAGCAGCGCGCCTGGGAGACCTGGGCGGCCCGGCCCGGCGTACGGTCCGCCGAGCCGATCGGCATCAGCACGCTCAACGCCACCGCCGGTGACCGCTCGGCCGCCGTGTCCGCGTTCGGTGTCGGGCCCGACTCCGGGATCGCGCCGGACGGCCTCGCACCCGGGCAGGTCGTGCTCTCCCACAAGGCGGCAGCCGACCTCGGCGTCGGCCCCGGCGACGACGTACGCATCGGCGCGGTGAAGGAGCGCGTCGCGCGGGTCGCGTCGGACGCCTCGTACAGCCATACGCCCGTCGTGTGGACCCCGCTCGACGACTGGCAGGCGCTCGGCCACCGGGGTACGTCGATGGACGAGCAGGCCACGGTCATCGCGCTGCGCACCGACGGCGGTGCCGACATCGCCGCCGGGGACAAGGCGGCGGGCACGGAGAGCAGGACCCTCGACGGTGCGCTCACCGCGATCGGCTCCTACCAGGCGGAGAACGGTTCACTGCAGCTGATGCGCGGCTTCCTCTTCGTCATCTCCGCGCTGGTGATAGGGGCGTTCTTCACCGTGTGGACCATCCAGCGCGCCGGCGACATCGCGGTCCTGAAGGCGCTCGGCGCGTCCACGCCCTCTCTGCTGCGGGACGCGCTCGGGCAGGCGGTGCTGATGCTCGCCGTCGGGACGGCACTGGGTACGGGGATCGCCGCGGCCGTCGGTTCTGTGATCAGCGGCGGTGACGTCCCCTTCGTACTCGATCCGCCGACCGTCCTGTGGCCCGCCGCCGTACTGATCGCCCTCGGGGCGCTCGGCGCGGGCCTGTCCGTCCGGCGGATCACCGCCGTCGATCCGCTGACCGCGCTGGGGAGTGCCCGATGAGTCCGACCGGTCTGACCCTCGAAGACATCACGCTGACGTATCCGGACGGGGAGGGGCGTCTCACCGCCCTCGACGGCGTCGGCATCGACGTCCCCGCGGGAACGCTGACGGCGGTCGTCGGGCCCTCGGGCTCCGGGAAGTCCAGCCTGCTCGCGGTGGCGGCGACGCTGGTGACGCCCGACCGGGGGCGGGTCGTGGTCGACGGTAGGGAGACAGGCGCGCTGTCCCGCGCCGAGCGGGCGGAGCTGCGGCGCGTGCGCATGGGCATCGTCTTCCAGCAGCCGAACCTGCTTGCGTCGCTGACGGCGCTTGAGCAGCTGCAGCTGATGACGCGTCTGGGCGGGCGTGGTCGCCGCCGGACGGCGGAAGTGCGGGAGCGGGCCCGGGAGTTGCTGTCGGAGGTGGGGCTTGCCGACCTCGCGCATCGCCGGCCGCATCAGCTGTCCGGCGGTCAGCGGCAGCGGGTCGGCATCGCGCGGGCGCTGATGAATGCGCCTGCGGTGCTGTTGGTCGATGAGCCGACCAGCGCGTTGGACCATGAGCGGGGGGCCGCGGTGATGGATCTGCTGGGGAGGCTCACGCGGGAGCGGGGGACGGCGACGGTGCTCGTCACGCACGACCGTGCGCGGTTGGCTGTCGCCGACAGGGTGGTGGAGATGGTGGACGGGAGGCTGGGGGCTAGGGCGGCGGGTCTCTCCCCAACCCCGCCCCTTCCCGGCTGTGACATTTGCGGCTCCGCCGCGTGAGGGGGCAAGCCCCCGGACCCCCGGGTGGGCACCCGGGGGTGAACCGGGGCTCCGCCCCGGACCTCGGTCCTCAAACCGTCGGAGGAATCTGATCCGCGGGCCGTCCGTGGCTGGTCGCGCAGTTCCCCGCGCCCCTTGCGGGGCGCGGTACCGCGACAGTTACGCCGCCGGGCCCGAGCTCGCCAAGGCCGCGGACAGTTCCACCGCCACCTCCTGGAGGACCGGGACGATCTTGTCCACGGCTGCCTCCGTCACGCGGCCCGCCGGGCCGGAGATCGAAATGGCCGCCGATGTGGGGGAGTTGGGCACCGACACCGCCAGGCAGCGCACCCCGATCTCCTGTTCGTTGTCGTCGACCGCGTACCCCGCCCTGCGGACCTCCTCCAGCGCGTCCAGGAAGCCGTCGGGCGTGGTGATCGTCTTCTCCGTCGCGGCCGGCATGCCGGTGCGGGCGAGCAGGGCCCGCACCTCCTCCGGCGGGGTGTGCGCGAGGAGGGCCTTGCCCACGCCCGTGGAGTGGGGCAGGACCCGACGGCCCACCTCGGTGAACATCCGCATGGAGTGCTTGGACGGCACCTGCGCGACGTACACGATCTCGTCCCCGTCGAGCAGCGCCATGTTCGCCGTCTCGCCGGTCTCCTCGACCAGGCGGGCGAGGTAGGGCCGCGCCCAGGTGCCGAGGAGGCGCGAGGCCGATTCGCCGAGGCGGATCAGCCGCGGGCCGAGCGAGTAGCGGCGGTTGGGCTGCTGACGTACGTAGCCGCAGGCGACGAGCGTGCGCATCAGGCGGTGGATCGTGGGCAGCGGGAGGCCGCTGCTGGCGGAGAGCTCGCTGAGACCGACCTCGCCACCCGCGTCCGCCATCCGTTCGAGCAGGTCGAAGGCGCGCTCAAGGGACTGAACACCACCGCTGGCAGCGGGCGGCTTGGAGGCAGCGACTTCGGTGGAGGCGTCGCTTGCGCTTGACGTCGGCACGGCGCGGTCCTTTCGGGGCTGACGGGCAAGGCAGCAGCCTACCGGGCGGTTCTTCGCGGGGTCCTGTGATCGCCAAGGCGTCTTGGCCGGTCAGGGGCCCTTTGTCCGCTTCTCCGCAGGAGCGGCCGGTGATCGCTCGGCGGTCCGGTTGTGCGTAGCTACGTTCTCTCTTTCGGAATCCTATTTCCACTTTGTGGAAACGTCCAGGGTGTTCCAGGTGACCTCTTGACGGGTCAGGGGTGGACATGAAGACTGATTCAACAGAACGTTGAATTCCGTTTAGCGGAACCGAAAGGTCTGTGTAGCGGAAGAGAACGGACGACGAAGATGGGCAAAAGACAGGCAAACGTCGGCAAACGGCGACGGACAACAGCTAAGAGAGGGCGTTGAGGGTGGACGTTGAACTGGTGCTGCGCTCGACTCGCGTCATCACCCCGGAGGGAACCCGCGCCGCGTCGGTGGCGGTCTCCGGCGGGAAGATCACGGCCGTGCTCGCGCACGACGCCGACGTACCGGACGGTGCCCGGCTCGAAGACTTCGGGGACGACGTCCTGCTTCCCGGCCTCGTGGACACGCACGTCCATGTGAACGACCCGGGCCGCACGGAGTGGGAGGGGTTCTGGACCGCGACGCGCGCCGCGGCCGCCGGCGGCATCACCACCCTCGTCGACATGCCGCTCAACTCCCTGCCGCCGACCACCACGGCCGACAACCTGCGCACGAAGCAGGACGTCGCCCGCACCAAGGCGCACATCGACGTCGGCTTCTGGGGCGGCGCCCTGCCCGACAACGTCCGGGACCTCAAGCCCCTGCACGACGCCGGCGTCTACGGCTTCAAGTGCTTCCTCTCGCCCTCGGGCGTGGACGAGTTCCCGCACCTGAACCAGGACCAGCTCGCCGCCTCCATGGCCGAGATCGCCGGCTTGGGTGCTGATGGGGGCCTGCTGATCGTGCACGCCGAGGACCCGCACGAGCTGGACGCCGCCCCGCACAAGAGCGGCCCGAAGTACACGGACTACCTGGACACCCGGCCGCGCGTCTCCGAGGACGTCGCGATCGAGGGCCTCATCGCCCAGGCCAAGCGGCTCGGCGCCCGTATCCACGTACTGCACCTGTCGTCGTCCGACGCACTGCCGCTGATCGCCGCCGCCAAGCGCGAGGGCGTCAAGCTCACCGTCGAGACCTGCCCGCACTACCTCACGCTCACCGCGGAGGAAGTCCCGGACGGGGCAAGCGAGTTCAAGTGCTGCCCGCCCATCCGCGAGGCCGCCAACCAGGACCTGCTCTGGGCCGCGCTCGCCGACGGCACCATCGACTGCATCGTGACGGACCACTCCCCGTCCACCGCTGACCTCAAGACCGACGACTTCGCGACCGCGTGGGGCGGCATCTCCGGGCTCCAGCTCAGCCTCCCCGCCATCTGGACCGAGGCCCGCAAGCGCGGCCACAGCCTCGAGGACGTGGTGCGCTGGATGTCGACGCGCACCTCCGAACTGGTCGGACTCGACCAGAAGGGCGCCATCGAGGCCGGCCGCGACGCCGACTTCGCGGTCCTCGCGCCCGACGAGACCTTCACCGTGGACCCCGCGGAGCTGCAGCACCGGAACCGAGTCACGGCGTACGCGGGCAAGACCCTCAGCGGCGTCGTGAAGTCCACCTGGCTGCGCGGCGAACGCATCCTGCACGGCGGCGAGTTCAGCGAACCCGCAGGCCGACTTCTGGAAAGGAACAACTGATCACCGTGACGGCGCAGCGCATATCCCCTTTGGCTTCTTTCACCGGCGACGCGAGCCCCTACGGCGGCGGCGACCCGTACGCGGACTACCGCACCGCCGACTTCCCCTTCACGCAGTACGCCAACCTCGCCGACCGGCAGCTCGGCGCGGGCGTGATCGCCGCCAACGACGAGTTCTTCGCGATGCGCGAGAACCTGCTCCTGGCGAACGACGCCGAGTTCGACCCGGAGCACTTCGGGCACAAGGGCAAGGTCATGGACGGCTGGGAGACCCGCCGCCGCCGTGGCGTCTCCGCCGAGCGCCCGTGGCCGACCGCCGACGACCACGACTGGGCCCTGGTACGCCTCGGTGCCCCCGGCGTCGTACGCGGCATCGTCATCGACACCGCCCACTTCCGCGGCAACTACCCGCAGGCCGTCTCCGTGGAGGCCACCTCGGTCGCCGGTTCGCCGACGCCGGAGGAGCTCCTCGGCGACGACGTGAAGTGGACGACCCTCGTGCCCCGCACGGCGGTCGGCGGCCACGCGGCGAACGGCTTCGCCGTGGACGTCGAGCAGCGCTTCACGCACCTGCGCGTCAACCAGCACCCCGACGGCGGCATCGCCCGCCTGCGCGTGTATGGCGAGGTCGTCGCCGACCCCAAGTGGCTCGCGGCGCTCGGCACGTTCGACGTCGTCGCCCTGGAGAACGGCGGCCGGGTCGAGGACGCGTCCGACCGCTTCTACTCCCCGGCCACCAACACCATCCAGCCGGGCCGCTCCCGCAAGATGGACGACGGCTGGGAGACGCGGCGCCGCCGCGACACCGGCAACGACTGGATCCGCTACCAGTTGGTCGCCCAGTCGGAGATCCGCGCCATCGAGATCGACACGGCGTACCTGAAGGGCAACTCGGCGGGCTGGGCGTCTCTTTCGGTACGTGACGGCGGCGAGGACGGCGAATGGGTCGAGGCCCTGCCCCGCACCCGCCTGCAGCCCGACACGAACCACCGCTTCGTCCTGGACACCCCGGCGGTGGGCACGCACGTCCGCGTCGACATCTTCCCGGACGGCGGCATCTCGCGGCTGCGGCTCTTCGGTTCCTTGACGGAGGCGGGCGGGGTCGCCCTGACCGCGCGCCACCAGGAGCTGGGCGGCTAGTTCCGCACCGACGATCACCGGCTCCGCCGAGTTCGTCCTCAAACGCCGGACGGGCTAAGTCTCTTCAGCCCTCCGGCGTTTGAGGAGCGGGGCCGCCCCTACGCCTACGCCCCATACCCTCCGTCCGCCACCAACTCCGCCCCCGTGATGAACCCCGCTTCCTCCCCCGCCAGATAGGCGACGAGCGAAGCCACCTCGTCGGCGGAGCCGAAGCGGGCCAGTGCCGTGGCCGCTCGCTGCGGGGCGGCGAACGGGCCGTCCGCCGGGTTCATGTCCGTGTCGATCGCCCCGGGATGCACCACGTTCACCGTGATCCCGCGGCCCGCGAGCTCCCGCGCCAGCGGCTTGCTCATCCCCGCGAGCGCCGCCTTGCTCATCGCGTACAGCGTCCCGCCGGGCCCGCCCGCGAACCGCGCGAGCGCCGAGCCGGTCGAGATGATCCGGCCCCCGTCGGCAAGCCGCCCGGCCGCCGCCTGGGAGGCGAGGAACACCGCGCGTACGTTGATGTCGAGCACCCGGTCGACATCGGCGAGCGCCAAGTCCCCGATGGGGCCGAGCACTCCGATGCCCGCGTTGTTCACCAGGATGTCGAGCCGGCCCAAATCATCCGCCGCGCGCTCCACCGCGCCCGCCGCGTCCCCGGGATCAGCCGCATCCGCCTTGATGGCGAACCCCCGCTGCCCCGCCGACTCGATCTTGGCGACGACATCGAGAGCGGCGGCCTCCCCATGGACGTATGTGATGGCCACATCGGCACCCTGCTGGGCAAGCCGCAAAGCGATCGCCGCGCCGATACCGCGGCTGCCGCCGGTGACCAGGGCCGTCTTACCGGTCAGTGAAGACATGTCGGAACCTCATCATCTACAGAGCGAGAGAAGTGCTTGCGGTTTCAATGGAAGCGGGCGGCGCGCGCCGTGGCTGGCGGGAAATGGACAGCGATTTGCCGGGGCCCGCCGGGGTGCGATGACTTCCGGGCAGGCGCAGGGTCTGAGTAGGTGAAGGAACCGCAGAGGCGGCACGCACCCGGAAGAGAGGCCTCGCCATGAAGCTCACGCTCACCCAGTTCCAGACCCTCGACGGCGTCATCCAGGCGCCCGGCGGCCCGGAGGAGGACCGCGTCGACGGCTTCGAGCACGGAGGCTGGTCGGTGCCCTTCGGCGACGACGACTTCGGCCGGTTCATCAACGGCGTCTTCGACCGCGCCGACGCCTTCCTGCTCGGGCGGCGTACGTACGACATCTTCGCCTCGTACTGGCCCAAGATGACCGACCCGGCCGACCCGGTCGCCTCCCGGCTCAACGCGCTGCCCAAGTACGTGGCCACCACCACGCTCACCGGCAGCGACTGGGAGAACACCCACCTCATCGGGCGCGAGGACATCGCCAAGGACGTCGCCCTCCTCAAGGAGCAGCCCGGCCGCGAGCTCCAACTGCACGGCAGCGCGGGCCTCGCGCAGTCCCTCCTCGCGCACGACCTGATCGACACGATCCACCTGTTGACGTTCCCCGTGGCCCTCGGCACCGGCAAGCGCCTCTTCGCAGACGGCGGCCTGCCCACCTCGTTCAGGACCACCGCGTCGAGCCTGAGCTCTACGGGCGTCGTCATCAGTACGTACGAGCGGGCGGGGCGCCCCGAGTACGGCACCTACTGAGCGCTCCGCGGGATGTACGGCATTCGTCCGCGGGTCCGTCGTGGCTGGTCGCGCCCACGCGGCGGAGCCGCATATGTCGCAGCCCCGCGCCCCTTCGGGGCGCTGCCCCTTCCCGGCGTGATCTCCGACGGATACGGTGATCGACCCACGTGAGAGCCACCGAAGTCTCCACACCGCCGCATCCGTTGGAGACCGCGCCCCGTGTCGACGCTCGCCGCCCCCGCCGCGCCCACCGCGCGCCCCGCCTGGCTCACCGATCTGCCCGTTCTGCTGGTGGCCGTGGTCTGGGGCGCCAGCTACCTCGCGGCGAAGGGCATCACGACCACGCACACCGTCATTGCCGTCCTGGTGCTGCGCTTCGGCATCGTGCTTCCGGCGCTCGTGGCGGCGGGATGGCGAGGGCTGCGCGCGCTGACGGCGCCGCAGTGGCGCGGCGCGGGGACGCTCGGGCTGATCCTGAGCGGGATCTTCCTCCTGGAGACCTACGGCGTCGTCCACACCTCGGCGACCAACGCGGGCCTCATCATCAGCCTCACCATGATCTTCACCCCGCTCGCCGAGGCCGCGGTGACGCGGAAGCGGCCGCCGCGCGCCTTCCTCGCGGCGGCGGGACTCTCCGTGCTCGGCGTGGTCCTGCTGACCCAGGGCGGGGGCTTCACGCGGCCCTCGCTCGGCGACGGCCTGATCCTGCTCGCGGCGCTCGCCCGCACGGTGCACGTCCTGGCGATGTCACGCATCAAGGCCGTCCAGGACGCCGACTCGCTCTCCCTCACCACCGTCCAACTCGGCTCCGCCGTGGCCGTGTTCGCGGTCCTCGCCGGCGCGGGCACGGGGGAGAGCCCGTGGTCCGTCGCCGCGGACTTCGGCGTACGCGAGTGGGCGGGGCTGCTCTTCCTCTCCGTGTTCTGCACGCTCTTCGCCTTCTTCGTACAGATGTGGGCGGTGCGCAGGACCTCTCCCTCGCGCGTGAGCCTGCTGCTCGGCACGGAGCCGCTGTGGGCGGCCGCGGTCGGGATCGCGGTGGGCGGCGAACGGCTGGGTGTGGTGGGTCTGGTGGGAGGTGTGCTGGTTCTGGTGGGGACCAGCTGGGGGCGTCGGGCGCGGTGATACGTTCCGTGGTCGATCAAGGAGGGGGAGGCTCATGAACGAGCACTTCGAGCAGGAGTTCGCCGCGAGCGCGGAGAAGCGCCGCAACTGGGGCGGCATGCTGTTGTTGGTGGCGGGCGGCATCTGGGTCGTGCTCGCGTACCAGCTGATGATGCCGTTCGGCGACGGGGACGACGACTATCCCAGCAGCCGCAAGTGCTCGTCGGTGCTCTTCTACGAGGGGGACGCCCCGACCTGGGCGGAGGGCGAGACGCGGGACGACTGCCGCGCCCAGCGCCGTTGGCCCGAGATGCTGGCCTGGCTGGGGCTGTCCGTGCCGCTCTCGGTCGGCGGCGCCGTGCTCTACACCAGCGGGACCACCAGCCTCCGGATGCGTGAGTACATGGCGGAGCACCGCATCGCCGCCGCCAAGAAGGATGCAGACGCCAAGAAGGACGCAGACGCGAAGAAGGACACCGCCGCGAAGAAGGACTGACGAACCGCGGGCGGCGCACGGTTAACTCCCGGAAAATTCAGCGCACTTGACGTTGACACGACAACCTCTACGCGCGTCACACTGGACCCATGCGAATCCCCCCACGAATCGTCAGCGTCACAGCCCTTGCCGCCGCCCTGCTCGTCGGCGGCCCTGTCGCCGTCTCCGCGAACGCGGCGCCGGCATCGGCCCCGGCCCCCACGTCGGCGTCGTACTCCATCACCGCCGTCGGCGACATCTGCTACTCCGCCCTGCCCTCCCAGGCGCACGACACCCTCGACCTGATCAAGGCGGGCGGCCCCTACCCGTATCCGCAGGACGGCACGGTCTTCCAGAACAGGGAAGGCGTCCTGCCCTCGCAGAGCTCCGGCTACTACCACGAGTACACGGTCAAGACCCCCGGCTCACCGGACCGCGGCGCGCGCCGCATCGTGACCGGTGAGGAGAACCAGGAGGACTACTACACGGCGGACCACTACGAGTCCTTCGATCTGGTCGACTACGCCTGTTGACGGAGTGTGCCGACAGGCGCCGACAGCGGTCTAGCGTCCCTTCCGGCTCCCCGCGGCCGCGAACAGCGCGAACGCCAGCACGATGAGCGTGACGCCCGCGTAGATCTCGTAGCCGTCGAGGAACCCGATCCGCTGCACGATGCCCCAGCCGTCGAACCGGCCGGTCAGCTCGTGCACCAGGGCGGCCACGCCCTGGATCAGGAGAAGGACGCCGAAGACCTCAAGTACCTGCTTCATACCGAAGAGCCTCGCCCCGTGGACTCCCCACGCACATCGGCCACGGGGCGAGGCTTCTTCCCGCCCGATCCTCCGAAAGTCTCGACCTGCGCGACTTTCGTAGCCGATCACGTCCGAGGGGCGTGCGGCGCCCGCCTCGGTGCGTAGATTTGTCGACCATGAGCGGCAATGAACCCACGACGCG
Proteins encoded in this region:
- a CDS encoding sensor histidine kinase; this translates as MNAVQRTPVALVLRLCLHALLAGLLALPAVRAVADGAPRGGAVVGAVLAMGAVYAAGTLSPAVARSRRAAAVWLAALGVCWVVLLALSPDGLWAAFPLYFLLLHLLPVRWALPAVALTAAAAIASYLLHSSPASPVSPGIFIGPPLGAAVAVATVLGYQALYRESERRRELIDELMATRAELAAAERTAGTLAERERLAREIHDTLAQGLSSIQLLLRAAQRALPAGSPAAPHIEQARTAAQDNLAEARRFVRALSPPDLEHGSLAAALERLSTTSHGTKVQFTVSGTPTELPTPYEVALLRTAQSALANTVRHAEADRAEITLSFMDTSVSLDVVDDGRGFDPASAPRGDGGFGLPAMRSRARSLGGTLSVESSPGQGTAVAVTLPLPAPAPAAMEAAL
- a CDS encoding universal stress protein; amino-acid sequence: MGARVVVGVSGSLASLAALRAAAGEARRAGRVLVAVIAWEPPEGEGLYARRPDRAWARHWEAEARATLDRAFEEAFGGAPRGVTVERRVVRDRPGRVLCGLVEHGDDLLVLGTRRRWSRTGRHVHAHAGCPVMTVPGPSVPKRARRTLRKARAADFSAPAPFPDVSGTSTRRGARTFRPLDPRRDGLDHRSG
- a CDS encoding PLP-dependent aminotransferase family protein, translated to MADVRGIHDVDRRLGSGRLSALVTGTAGERPGYRALAHGVRTLLLDGRIPLRTRLPAERELATALGVSRATVTAAYDLLREGGFARSRRGAGTWTELPDGRRPAGVAVFPVGDGMLDLAVAAPGAPEAELGQALAAAGAVLPRHASTPGYHPYGLPELREAVAERFTRRGLPTIPDQILITTGAQHALSLTLALLGRPGDRVLVENPSYPNALDAIRRAGLRATPVPVTDTGWDTGLVESTLRQAAPRIAYLVPDFQNPTGSLMPREQRLRILESARATGSWLLIDETIADIALDGPPPAPFASLAPHGVGEQVVTVGSLSKTHWGGLRIGWVRAGSRLITELAMARVPSDMATPVIDQLVAVELIAGMDEVLRERLPRLRAQRDALAAALSRHLPEWRWKLPPGGLSLWVDLGRPISSALAEAALGHGVRIEGGARFGADPGTHEHRLRIPYALPAALGEEAVLRLAAALGGGGLVAPSTAGAPRHWVA
- a CDS encoding ABC transporter permease is translated as MFVAWRDLRFAKGRFALMGAVVVLITLLVGLLSGLTAGLAKENTSAITGLPADRIAFAAPPGGQSVSFTQSQVEQRAWETWAARPGVRSAEPIGISTLNATAGDRSAAVSAFGVGPDSGIAPDGLAPGQVVLSHKAAADLGVGPGDDVRIGAVKERVARVASDASYSHTPVVWTPLDDWQALGHRGTSMDEQATVIALRTDGGADIAAGDKAAGTESRTLDGALTAIGSYQAENGSLQLMRGFLFVISALVIGAFFTVWTIQRAGDIAVLKALGASTPSLLRDALGQAVLMLAVGTALGTGIAAAVGSVISGGDVPFVLDPPTVLWPAAVLIALGALGAGLSVRRITAVDPLTALGSAR
- a CDS encoding response regulator transcription factor → MTSSAPIRLLLADDHPVVRAGLRAVLDTEPDFAVVAEAPTAEQAVSLSATGEYDVVLMDLQFGTGMHGSQATAAITAVPGAPRVLVLTTYDTDADILAAVEAGAAGYLLKDAPPEELAAAVRTAAAGQSALAPAIAHRLMDRMRAPGEALSLRELEVLRLVRDGLSNHQISKQLFLSQATVKSHLVHIYAKLNVDSRTAAVAVATGRGLIRAAGRP
- a CDS encoding IclR family transcriptional regulator, which produces MPTSSASDASTEVAASKPPAASGGVQSLERAFDLLERMADAGGEVGLSELSASSGLPLPTIHRLMRTLVACGYVRQQPNRRYSLGPRLIRLGESASRLLGTWARPYLARLVEETGETANMALLDGDEIVYVAQVPSKHSMRMFTEVGRRVLPHSTGVGKALLAHTPPEEVRALLARTGMPAATEKTITTPDGFLDALEEVRRAGYAVDDNEQEIGVRCLAVSVPNSPTSAAISISGPAGRVTEAAVDKIVPVLQEVAVELSAALASSGPAA
- a CDS encoding ABC transporter ATP-binding protein; this translates as MSPTGLTLEDITLTYPDGEGRLTALDGVGIDVPAGTLTAVVGPSGSGKSSLLAVAATLVTPDRGRVVVDGRETGALSRAERAELRRVRMGIVFQQPNLLASLTALEQLQLMTRLGGRGRRRTAEVRERARELLSEVGLADLAHRRPHQLSGGQRQRVGIARALMNAPAVLLVDEPTSALDHERGAAVMDLLGRLTRERGTATVLVTHDRARLAVADRVVEMVDGRLGARAAGLSPTPPLPGCDICGSAA